Proteins encoded in a region of the Mycolicibacterium chitae genome:
- a CDS encoding acetyl-CoA C-acetyltransferase, producing the protein MREVVICEPIRTPIGRYNGMFKSLTAVDLGVAALRGLLERTGIDPAAVQDVILGHCYPSMEAPAIGRVVALDAGLPVTVPGMQLDRRCGSGLQAVVQAALQVGSGNNDLVIAGGADSMSNVVFHSTDMRWGGARGGVKVHDALARGRTTAGGKNYPVPGGMLETAENLRRQYSIPRAEQDELAVASHQRAVAAQANGILAEEIIGVTVSTRDGDQVIDTDEHPRPDTSMESLSKLKPILLKQDPDATVTAGNSSGQNDAASMCVVTTPERAAELGLTPLVRLVSWAVAGVAPNVMGIGPVPATEAALANAGLKLADIDLIELNEAFAAQALAVMREWKFTPADLERTNVHGSGISLGHPVGATGGRMLATLARELNRRGARYGLETMCIGGGQGLAAVFERVAA; encoded by the coding sequence ATGCGCGAGGTCGTCATCTGTGAGCCGATCCGCACGCCGATCGGCCGCTACAACGGGATGTTCAAGTCGCTGACCGCCGTCGACCTCGGCGTGGCCGCGCTGCGCGGGCTGCTGGAGCGCACCGGCATCGATCCCGCGGCGGTGCAGGACGTGATCCTCGGGCACTGCTATCCGAGCATGGAAGCCCCGGCGATCGGTCGGGTCGTGGCACTCGACGCCGGATTGCCCGTCACCGTCCCCGGCATGCAACTCGACCGCCGCTGCGGGTCCGGGCTGCAGGCCGTCGTCCAGGCCGCCCTGCAGGTGGGCAGCGGCAACAACGATCTGGTGATCGCCGGTGGCGCCGACTCGATGAGCAACGTCGTGTTCCACTCCACCGACATGCGCTGGGGCGGGGCCCGCGGCGGCGTCAAGGTGCACGACGCGCTGGCGCGCGGTCGCACGACGGCCGGCGGCAAGAACTACCCGGTGCCCGGCGGCATGTTGGAGACCGCGGAGAACCTGCGCCGGCAGTATTCGATCCCGCGCGCCGAGCAGGACGAGCTGGCCGTGGCCTCGCATCAGCGGGCGGTGGCCGCCCAGGCCAACGGGATCCTCGCCGAGGAGATCATCGGCGTGACGGTGTCCACCCGCGACGGCGATCAGGTGATCGACACCGACGAGCACCCCCGGCCCGACACCTCGATGGAGAGCCTGTCGAAGCTCAAACCCATTCTGCTGAAGCAGGATCCGGACGCGACCGTCACCGCCGGCAACTCCAGCGGGCAGAACGACGCGGCCTCGATGTGTGTGGTCACCACTCCGGAGCGCGCCGCCGAGTTGGGGCTGACGCCGCTGGTGCGGCTGGTGTCCTGGGCGGTGGCCGGGGTCGCGCCCAACGTGATGGGCATCGGGCCGGTGCCGGCCACCGAGGCCGCGCTGGCCAACGCGGGGCTGAAGCTGGCCGACATCGATCTGATCGAACTCAACGAGGCCTTCGCCGCCCAGGCGCTGGCGGTGATGCGGGAGTGGAAGTTCACCCCCGCCGACCTCGAGCGCACCAACGTGCACGGGTCGGGCATCTCGCTGGGGCACCCGGTGGGCGCCACCGGCGGCCGGATGTTGGCGACGTTGGCTCGCGAGCTCAACCGGCGGGGTGCGCGCTACGGCCTGGAAACCATGTGTATCGGCGGCGGGCAGGGCCTGGCCGCGGTGTTCGAAAGGGTGGCGGCGTGA
- a CDS encoding mycofactocin-coupled SDR family oxidoreductase produces MSPRLTDKVVFITGAARGQGRAHAVRMAKEGANIIAVDLAAPLPPSVPYDSATPDDLAETVRLVEETGRGIVYAAADTRDLDAMRDIVGKGVAEFGRLDVIVANAGITVPQPWNEITPESFKDVMDTNVTGTWNAVMAGAQTIIDGGRGGSIILVSSAAGIKMQPFMVHYTASKHAVTGMARAFAAELGKHSIRVNSLHPGAVNTPMGTGDMMAALNRANETNPGLMQMVTPFLPDWIAEPEDISDAVCWLASDESRLVTAAQIAVDLGSTVF; encoded by the coding sequence ATGAGCCCACGGCTCACGGACAAGGTCGTCTTCATCACCGGGGCGGCGCGCGGCCAGGGCCGCGCCCACGCCGTCCGGATGGCGAAGGAGGGCGCGAACATCATCGCCGTCGACCTCGCCGCGCCGCTGCCGCCGAGCGTCCCGTACGACTCGGCCACCCCCGACGATCTGGCCGAGACCGTGCGCCTGGTCGAGGAGACCGGCCGCGGCATCGTGTACGCCGCGGCGGACACCCGCGACCTGGACGCGATGCGCGACATCGTCGGCAAGGGCGTCGCGGAGTTCGGCCGGCTCGACGTGATCGTCGCCAACGCCGGGATCACGGTGCCGCAGCCGTGGAACGAGATCACCCCGGAGTCCTTCAAGGACGTGATGGACACCAACGTCACGGGCACCTGGAACGCCGTGATGGCCGGGGCGCAGACCATCATCGACGGCGGCCGCGGCGGCTCGATCATCCTGGTGAGCTCGGCGGCCGGGATCAAGATGCAGCCGTTCATGGTGCACTACACCGCCAGCAAGCACGCCGTCACCGGCATGGCCCGCGCGTTCGCCGCCGAACTCGGCAAGCATTCCATCCGGGTCAACAGCCTGCACCCGGGTGCGGTGAACACCCCGATGGGCACCGGCGACATGATGGCCGCGCTGAACCGGGCCAACGAGACCAACCCCGGCCTGATGCAGATGGTGACGCCGTTCCTGCCGGATTGGATCGCCGAACCGGAGGACATCTCCGACGCGGTGTGCTGGCTGGCCAGCGACGAATCCCGGCTGGTCACCGCCGCACAGATCGCCGTGGACCTCGGTTCGACGGTGTTCTGA
- a CDS encoding acyl-CoA dehydrogenase family protein — MSDVSDDDFQQILAQTRQFVHTAVVPREQEILAEDKVPDDIRDQAKQMGLFGYAIPQEWGGLGLNLAQDVELAMEFGYTSLALRSMFGTNNGIAGQVLVGFGTDEQKARWLEGIASGEVVASFALTEPGAGSNPSGLRTKAVRDGEHWVISGQKQFITNAPTATLFVVFARTRPADEQGAGIAVFLVPADAAGVEIGAKDAKMGQEGAWTSDVTFNDVRVPDSALVGGAEDIGYRAAMTSLARGRVHIAALAVGAAQRALDESVSYAATATQGGTPIGNFQLVQAMIADQQTQVMAGRALVRDAARKWVEGEDRRIAPSVAKLFCTEMAGTVADLAVQVHGGSGYMRGVTVERIYRDVRLLRLYEGTSEIQRLIIGGGLVKAAQRRH; from the coding sequence ATGAGCGACGTCAGCGACGACGATTTCCAGCAGATCCTCGCCCAGACGCGTCAGTTCGTACACACCGCCGTGGTGCCCCGCGAGCAGGAGATCCTGGCCGAGGACAAGGTGCCCGACGACATCCGCGACCAGGCCAAGCAGATGGGCCTGTTCGGCTACGCCATCCCGCAGGAGTGGGGCGGCCTCGGATTGAACCTGGCTCAAGATGTCGAGCTGGCAATGGAATTCGGCTACACCTCGCTGGCGCTGCGGTCGATGTTCGGCACCAACAACGGCATCGCCGGGCAGGTGCTCGTCGGCTTCGGCACCGACGAACAGAAGGCACGCTGGCTCGAGGGCATCGCCTCGGGCGAGGTCGTCGCGTCGTTCGCGCTGACCGAGCCCGGCGCCGGTTCCAACCCGTCGGGACTGCGCACCAAGGCGGTCCGCGACGGCGAGCACTGGGTGATCTCCGGGCAGAAGCAGTTCATCACCAACGCCCCCACCGCCACCCTGTTCGTGGTGTTTGCCCGCACCCGCCCGGCCGACGAGCAGGGCGCCGGCATCGCCGTTTTCCTGGTGCCGGCCGATGCCGCCGGGGTCGAGATCGGCGCCAAGGACGCCAAGATGGGCCAGGAGGGCGCGTGGACCTCCGACGTGACCTTCAACGACGTGCGCGTGCCCGACTCGGCGCTGGTCGGCGGTGCCGAGGACATCGGTTACCGGGCGGCCATGACGTCGCTGGCCCGCGGTCGGGTGCACATCGCGGCGCTGGCCGTCGGTGCGGCCCAACGCGCGCTCGACGAGTCGGTGTCGTACGCCGCCACCGCGACCCAGGGCGGCACACCGATCGGCAATTTCCAACTGGTGCAGGCGATGATCGCCGACCAGCAGACCCAGGTGATGGCCGGCCGGGCCCTGGTGCGCGACGCCGCACGCAAGTGGGTCGAGGGCGAGGACCGCCGGATCGCGCCGTCGGTGGCGAAGTTGTTCTGCACCGAAATGGCCGGCACCGTGGCGGATCTGGCGGTGCAGGTGCACGGCGGCTCCGGCTATATGCGCGGGGTGACGGTCGAGCGCATCTACCGCGACGTGCGGCTGCTGCGCCTGTACGAGGGCACCAGCGAGATTCAACGCCTGATCATCGGCGGCGGCCTGGTCAAGGCCGCGCAGCGCCGGCACTGA
- a CDS encoding acyl-CoA dehydrogenase family protein: MTRLAQTLGLTEFQTEIVSTVRQFVDKEIIPVAQDLEHSDTYPQAIVDQMREMGLFGLMIPEEYGGLGESLLTYALCVEELARGWMSISGVINTHFIVAYMIRQHGTDAQKQYHLTKMATGESRGAFSMSEPELGSDVAAIRTRARRVADGDYIIDGQKMWLTNGGSSTLVAALVRTDEGAEKPHRNLTAFLIEKPSGFGEVVPGLTIPGKIDKLGYKGIDTTELVFDGYRASADDVLGAKPGHGFVQMMDGVEVGRVNVSARACGVGIRAFELAVRYAQQRSTFGKPIAEHQAIAFQLAEMATKVEAAHLMMVNAARLKDSGERNDVAAGMAKYLASEFCSEVTQQSFRIHGGYGYSKEYEIERLMRDAPFLLIGEGTSEIQKQIISKRLLSEYQI; encoded by the coding sequence GTGACGCGATTGGCGCAGACGCTGGGACTGACCGAGTTCCAAACCGAGATCGTCTCCACGGTGCGGCAATTCGTCGACAAGGAGATCATCCCGGTCGCCCAGGATCTGGAGCACTCCGACACCTACCCGCAGGCGATCGTCGACCAGATGCGGGAGATGGGCCTGTTCGGACTGATGATCCCCGAGGAGTACGGCGGTCTCGGTGAGTCGCTGCTGACCTACGCGCTGTGCGTCGAGGAACTCGCCCGCGGCTGGATGAGCATCTCCGGGGTGATCAACACCCACTTCATCGTCGCCTACATGATCCGCCAGCACGGCACCGATGCGCAGAAGCAGTATCACCTGACCAAGATGGCCACCGGTGAATCCCGCGGCGCGTTCAGCATGTCCGAGCCGGAACTGGGCTCCGATGTGGCGGCCATCCGCACCCGCGCGCGGCGCGTGGCCGACGGCGACTACATCATCGACGGCCAGAAGATGTGGCTGACCAACGGCGGCAGTTCCACACTGGTGGCCGCCCTGGTGCGCACCGACGAGGGCGCCGAGAAGCCGCACCGGAACCTGACGGCGTTCCTCATCGAGAAGCCGTCCGGGTTCGGCGAAGTCGTTCCGGGCCTGACGATCCCGGGCAAGATCGACAAGCTCGGATACAAGGGCATCGACACCACCGAACTGGTCTTCGACGGCTACCGCGCGAGCGCCGACGACGTGTTGGGCGCCAAGCCCGGCCACGGCTTCGTCCAGATGATGGACGGCGTGGAGGTGGGGCGGGTCAACGTGTCCGCGCGCGCCTGCGGCGTCGGCATCCGGGCCTTCGAACTCGCGGTGCGCTACGCGCAGCAGCGCTCCACCTTCGGCAAGCCGATCGCCGAGCACCAGGCGATTGCCTTCCAGCTCGCCGAGATGGCCACCAAGGTCGAAGCCGCACACCTGATGATGGTCAACGCGGCTCGGCTCAAGGACTCCGGCGAACGCAACGACGTCGCCGCGGGCATGGCGAAGTACCTGGCCAGCGAGTTCTGCTCGGAGGTCACCCAGCAGAGCTTCCGGATCCACGGCGGCTACGGCTACTCCAAGGAGTACGAGATCGAGCGGCTGATGCGCGACGCGCCGTTCCTGCTGATCGGCGAGGGCACCAGCGAGATCCAGAAGCAGATCATCTCCAAGCGGTTGCTCTCCGAGTACCAGATCTGA
- a CDS encoding CaiB/BaiF CoA transferase family protein — MGVLDGIRVLDYGRFIAAPWCSAVLADMGADVLRVEKRTGGEDRWVQSVTETGEGGTFLQCNRNKRSLTLDSTTPEGAEITRRLVAGADIVIANMPAAGMRASGLDYDTLRAVKPDIILASATAYGEGGPYSDRIGFDGAGQVMSGAVARQGLPEQPIRTVVPYADFGTALTLTIGVMMALYHRDRTGEGQHVEGALLPTALMLSNAFLIERDLLGIDKPRMTNQGGSVAPCDLYRTKDDGWVLLQIAGQPMFKRWCRLVGREDLFDDPRYADDDLRWQRSEELNGIMGQWCADKTKAEIMAALEAAKLPAAPMLTTQDVLEDPHVEAMGFLQRVPFPGTAKDVPLIETPFRMSATPGEIRTRAPLLGEHTDEVLAEIGYGRGEIEELRAREIV; from the coding sequence ATGGGCGTTCTTGACGGCATCCGCGTACTCGACTACGGCCGGTTCATCGCGGCCCCCTGGTGCAGCGCCGTGCTGGCCGACATGGGCGCCGACGTGCTGCGGGTGGAGAAGCGCACCGGCGGTGAGGACCGCTGGGTGCAGTCGGTCACCGAAACCGGCGAGGGCGGCACCTTCCTGCAGTGCAACCGCAACAAGCGGTCGCTGACGCTGGACTCCACCACCCCCGAGGGTGCCGAGATCACCCGTCGGCTGGTGGCCGGCGCGGACATCGTGATCGCGAACATGCCCGCGGCCGGCATGCGGGCCAGCGGCCTGGACTACGACACCCTGCGCGCGGTCAAGCCGGACATCATCCTGGCCAGCGCCACGGCCTACGGGGAGGGTGGTCCCTACAGCGACCGCATCGGATTCGACGGCGCCGGCCAGGTGATGTCGGGAGCGGTTGCGCGCCAAGGCTTGCCCGAACAACCCATCCGCACCGTGGTGCCCTACGCGGACTTCGGCACCGCGCTGACCCTGACCATCGGGGTGATGATGGCGCTGTACCACCGCGACCGCACCGGGGAGGGGCAGCACGTCGAGGGCGCGCTGCTGCCCACCGCGCTGATGTTGTCGAACGCGTTCCTGATCGAGCGGGATCTGCTCGGCATCGACAAGCCGCGGATGACGAACCAGGGCGGCTCGGTGGCGCCGTGCGACCTGTACCGGACCAAGGACGACGGCTGGGTATTGCTGCAGATCGCCGGCCAGCCCATGTTCAAACGCTGGTGCCGGTTGGTGGGCCGCGAGGACCTCTTCGACGATCCCCGCTACGCAGACGACGACCTGCGCTGGCAGCGCAGCGAGGAACTCAACGGCATCATGGGGCAGTGGTGCGCCGACAAGACCAAGGCCGAGATCATGGCGGCGCTCGAGGCCGCGAAACTGCCCGCGGCGCCGATGCTCACCACTCAGGATGTGCTCGAGGATCCGCACGTCGAGGCCATGGGTTTCCTGCAGCGGGTGCCCTTCCCGGGTACGGCCAAGGATGTGCCGCTCATCGAGACCCCGTTCCGGATGTCGGCGACACCCGGCGAGATCCGCACCCGCGCACCGCTACTGGGCGAGCACACCGACGAGGTGTTGGCCGAGATCGGCTACGGGCGCGGCGAGATCGAGGAGCTGCGCGCACGGGAGATCGTCTGA
- a CDS encoding class I adenylate-forming enzyme family protein codes for MTESPRTIDAVLRRHSAATPDQTAVVDPETRLSYRDLDSTSARLAARLVAAGIRKGTRVGVLLPNSATWVQLACALTRIGAVLVPLSTLLRGGELSAQLRVAAVQHVLTTAEFRGRRFLDEFAALDRAELPALQQVWEDGAILSAGAEEVPGGFVAALADTVRPADPLAVIFTSGSSGAPKGVRHSHGNALAAVRSGLAARCVTADSTLYLPMPFFWVGGFSGGIMTALAAGATLVTEAIPAPETTLPLLARERVTLFRGWPDQAEALARHPDAAGTDLSSLRPGSLEALLPPQLRGAPGARAKLFGMTESFGPYCGYPADTDMPTAAWGSCGKPFPGMDVRIVDPETGVPVATGTVGVIQIRGPHVMRGLCRRGHHEVFTADGYYPTGDLGHLDAQGFLFYHGRADDMFKVSGATVYPSEVEAVLRRLPGVRATFVTNTPGPQGDTVAALVVGDVGVLSEDALTSAARAELSAFKVPTRWLLTDDEDLVPRGATGKLDARRLRAQFSESEPRAEG; via the coding sequence ATGACTGAGTCGCCGCGCACCATCGACGCCGTGCTGCGTCGGCACAGCGCCGCCACGCCGGACCAGACCGCCGTCGTCGACCCCGAGACCCGGTTGAGCTACCGCGATCTCGACTCCACCAGCGCACGCCTGGCCGCGCGCCTGGTCGCCGCGGGGATCCGCAAGGGCACCCGGGTCGGTGTGTTGCTGCCGAACAGCGCCACCTGGGTCCAGCTGGCCTGCGCCCTGACCCGGATCGGGGCGGTCCTGGTCCCGCTGAGCACCCTGCTGCGCGGAGGCGAACTCAGTGCGCAGTTGCGCGTCGCGGCGGTGCAGCACGTGCTCACCACCGCCGAGTTCCGCGGGCGACGCTTCCTCGACGAGTTCGCCGCTCTGGACCGCGCCGAACTACCTGCGCTGCAGCAGGTTTGGGAGGATGGTGCGATCCTGAGCGCTGGTGCCGAGGAGGTGCCCGGCGGCTTCGTCGCGGCGCTGGCGGACACGGTGCGCCCGGCCGACCCGTTGGCCGTGATCTTCACCTCGGGCAGCAGCGGGGCGCCGAAGGGGGTGCGGCACAGCCACGGCAACGCGCTCGCGGCGGTGCGGTCCGGGCTGGCGGCGCGCTGCGTCACCGCCGACAGCACGCTCTACCTGCCCATGCCGTTCTTCTGGGTGGGCGGCTTCAGCGGCGGGATCATGACCGCGCTGGCGGCTGGGGCCACCCTGGTCACCGAAGCGATCCCGGCGCCGGAGACCACCCTGCCGCTGCTGGCCCGCGAGCGCGTCACCCTGTTTCGGGGCTGGCCCGATCAAGCCGAGGCGTTGGCCCGCCACCCCGACGCGGCCGGCACGGATCTGTCCAGCCTGCGGCCCGGAAGCCTGGAAGCGCTGCTCCCGCCGCAACTCCGCGGTGCCCCGGGCGCGCGGGCGAAGTTGTTCGGCATGACCGAATCGTTCGGGCCGTACTGCGGCTACCCCGCCGACACCGACATGCCGACTGCGGCCTGGGGTAGCTGCGGAAAGCCGTTCCCCGGCATGGACGTTCGCATCGTCGACCCGGAGACCGGGGTTCCCGTCGCGACCGGCACGGTCGGCGTGATCCAGATCCGCGGGCCGCACGTCATGCGCGGCCTGTGTCGACGCGGGCACCACGAGGTGTTCACCGCGGACGGCTACTACCCCACCGGCGACCTGGGCCACCTGGACGCGCAGGGGTTCCTGTTTTATCACGGCCGCGCCGATGACATGTTCAAGGTCAGCGGCGCCACGGTGTATCCCAGCGAGGTGGAGGCCGTCCTGCGGCGGCTACCGGGGGTCCGCGCCACATTCGTCACGAATACCCCGGGACCACAGGGGGACACGGTGGCCGCGCTGGTGGTCGGCGACGTCGGCGTGCTGTCGGAAGACGCGCTGACCTCCGCGGCCCGCGCCGAACTGAGTGCATTCAAGGTCCCCACCCGGTGGCTGCTGACCGACGACGAGGACCTGGTGCCGCGCGGCGCCACCGGAAAACTCGACGCCCGCCGGCTGCGCGCCCAGTTCAGCGAGTCCGAACCACGCGCCGAGGGCTGA
- a CDS encoding GntR family transcriptional regulator: MTVGDFATRPQLSEDVARLVRRRIFDGSYAAGGYIRLEQLAAELGISVTPVREALFDLRAEGLLAQQPRRGFVVLPVTRRDIADVSDVQAHIGGELAARAAASITAEQLAEVKAIQTRLEAAYDGDDDDLVVRLNHDFHRAINVAADSPKLAQLMSQITRYAPEAVFPTVAGWPAKSIRDHRRVLAALAKGDEKQARKAMSEHLCEGAEPLIEHLIDRGVIAE; this comes from the coding sequence GTGACCGTCGGAGATTTCGCCACCCGGCCGCAGCTGTCGGAGGACGTCGCGCGGCTGGTGCGCCGTCGCATCTTCGACGGCAGCTACGCCGCGGGCGGTTACATCCGGCTCGAGCAGTTGGCCGCGGAGTTGGGCATCAGCGTCACCCCGGTGCGCGAGGCGCTGTTCGACCTGCGCGCCGAGGGGCTACTCGCCCAGCAGCCGCGGCGCGGGTTCGTGGTGCTGCCGGTGACCCGCCGCGACATCGCCGACGTCTCGGATGTGCAGGCGCACATCGGCGGTGAACTGGCCGCGCGGGCCGCGGCGAGCATCACCGCGGAGCAACTCGCCGAGGTCAAGGCCATCCAGACCCGGCTGGAGGCCGCCTACGACGGCGACGACGACGATCTGGTGGTGCGCCTGAATCACGACTTCCACCGGGCCATCAACGTCGCCGCGGATTCGCCGAAGCTGGCGCAGTTGATGTCCCAGATCACCCGCTACGCCCCCGAGGCGGTGTTCCCGACGGTGGCGGGCTGGCCGGCCAAGTCCATCCGGGACCATCGCCGGGTGCTGGCCGCATTGGCCAAGGGAGACGAGAAACAGGCCCGAAAAGCGATGTCGGAGCATCTGTGTGAGGGCGCCGAACCGCTGATCGAGCATCTGATCGACCGCGGAGTCATCGCGGAGTGA
- a CDS encoding class I adenylate-forming enzyme family protein, with product MGAEQWTVAARLDRNRGRGTAPLLVCDDDRLTYAEADERSAAVARGLLALGVAKGTHVGVLYPNGSQFVIATLAAARIGAVVVPFSTFMTAAELRDQLLRSDVGVLLAADGYRNHDYRQRLTEVLGVATEGFDSEDPLYLPAAPALRHIIFDTATLAQRGTAVAPARLSGMETDVVPADVLAIVYTSGSTGLPKGAVHTQGALLEHQANLNAIRGLTATDKLFSNSPFCWIGGFAFSLLATVVAGSTLVCSNATDAAVTLDLLEAERPTLTNGFAAGVAHLARHPSFAQRDLSFLRRGNLYPLMPADARPADPELRHNMLGMTETGSVVLIDADDTDQPESRRGSFGRLAPGFEAKIVDAETREPVPDGAAGVLCLRGKYLMQHYYGLAREDCFDADGWFHTGDVVRRDVDGYFYFIGRATSMIKTAGANVAPAEVEAAVLESLPGLGVDATAAYVVGLPDSERGQVVAAVIVAEDPTVWDAGALAELAAALRARLSAYKVPKRFVVRRPAEIPVLSSGKVDLPALAGLFDD from the coding sequence ATGGGCGCTGAGCAGTGGACCGTCGCGGCCCGGCTCGACCGTAACCGGGGCCGCGGCACTGCACCGCTGCTGGTCTGCGACGACGACCGGCTCACCTACGCCGAGGCCGACGAACGGTCGGCCGCGGTGGCGCGCGGCCTGCTCGCGCTGGGTGTCGCGAAGGGCACCCACGTCGGTGTGCTGTATCCCAACGGCTCGCAGTTCGTGATCGCGACGCTGGCCGCGGCCCGCATCGGCGCGGTGGTGGTGCCGTTCTCCACCTTCATGACGGCCGCCGAGCTGCGTGATCAGTTGCTGCGCAGCGACGTCGGGGTCCTGCTGGCGGCGGACGGTTACCGCAATCACGACTATCGGCAGCGGCTGACCGAGGTTCTCGGCGTTGCCACCGAGGGCTTCGACTCGGAAGATCCCCTGTACCTGCCGGCGGCACCGGCGTTGCGGCACATCATCTTCGACACGGCCACCCTGGCGCAGCGGGGCACCGCGGTCGCTCCGGCGCGGCTAAGTGGCATGGAGACCGATGTGGTGCCCGCCGACGTGCTCGCGATCGTCTACACCTCCGGGTCGACCGGCCTACCCAAGGGTGCGGTGCACACCCAGGGCGCGCTGCTGGAGCATCAGGCGAACCTCAACGCGATCCGAGGACTGACCGCCACGGACAAGCTGTTCTCCAATTCGCCGTTCTGCTGGATCGGCGGATTCGCCTTCAGCCTATTGGCCACCGTCGTGGCGGGCTCCACGCTGGTGTGCTCGAATGCCACCGACGCGGCGGTCACGCTGGACCTGTTGGAAGCCGAACGCCCCACCCTCACCAACGGTTTCGCGGCCGGCGTCGCTCATCTGGCGCGTCATCCGAGCTTCGCGCAGCGCGACCTGTCGTTCCTGCGGCGCGGCAACCTGTACCCGCTGATGCCCGCCGACGCACGCCCCGCCGATCCTGAGTTGCGGCACAACATGCTGGGCATGACCGAGACCGGCAGCGTGGTCCTGATCGACGCCGACGACACCGATCAACCCGAGTCGCGGCGCGGTTCGTTCGGCCGGTTGGCACCGGGCTTCGAGGCGAAGATCGTCGACGCCGAAACCCGTGAGCCGGTCCCCGACGGCGCGGCGGGCGTGCTGTGCTTGCGCGGCAAGTACCTCATGCAGCACTACTACGGCCTGGCCAGGGAGGACTGCTTCGACGCCGACGGCTGGTTCCACACCGGCGACGTGGTGCGCAGGGACGTCGACGGCTACTTCTACTTCATCGGCCGCGCGACGTCGATGATCAAGACCGCCGGCGCCAACGTCGCCCCCGCGGAGGTGGAAGCGGCCGTGCTGGAATCTCTTCCCGGACTCGGCGTCGACGCGACGGCGGCGTACGTCGTCGGCCTGCCGGATTCCGAACGGGGCCAGGTGGTCGCCGCGGTGATCGTCGCCGAGGATCCGACCGTCTGGGATGCGGGCGCCCTGGCCGAACTTGCCGCCGCCCTGCGCGCGCGGCTGTCCGCCTACAAGGTTCCCAAGCGGTTCGTGGTCCGTCGCCCCGCCGAGATTCCGGTGCTCTCCAGCGGCAAGGTCGACCTCCCCGCTCTGGCAGGGCTTTTCGATGACTGA
- the fabG gene encoding 3-oxoacyl-ACP reductase FabG yields MSLLADQTAVVTGGAQGLGLAIAKRFVAEGAKVVLADINLEATEAAARELGGPDVATAVRCDVTSSEEVDALIAAAVEWGGGLDVMINNAGITRDATMRKMTEDQFDQVIAVHLKGTWNGLRAAAAVMRENKRGAIVNMSSISGKVGMVGQTNYSAAKAGIVGMTKAASKELAYLGVRVNAIQPGLIRSAMTEAMPQRIWDSKVAEVPLGRAGEPDEVAKVALFLASDLSSYMTGTVLEVTGGRHL; encoded by the coding sequence GTGAGCCTGCTGGCGGATCAAACGGCGGTCGTGACGGGCGGTGCGCAGGGGCTCGGCCTGGCCATCGCGAAACGGTTCGTGGCCGAGGGCGCCAAGGTGGTGCTCGCCGACATCAACCTCGAGGCCACCGAGGCCGCGGCCCGCGAACTCGGTGGGCCCGATGTGGCCACGGCGGTGCGCTGCGACGTGACCAGCTCCGAAGAGGTCGACGCGCTGATCGCCGCGGCCGTCGAATGGGGCGGCGGCCTAGACGTCATGATCAACAACGCCGGGATCACCCGCGACGCCACCATGCGCAAGATGACCGAGGATCAGTTCGATCAGGTCATCGCCGTGCACCTGAAGGGCACCTGGAACGGGCTGCGCGCCGCGGCCGCGGTCATGCGGGAGAACAAGCGCGGCGCCATCGTCAACATGTCGTCGATCTCCGGCAAGGTCGGCATGGTCGGCCAGACCAACTACTCGGCGGCCAAGGCCGGCATCGTCGGCATGACCAAGGCCGCCTCCAAGGAACTCGCCTACCTCGGGGTGCGGGTCAACGCGATTCAGCCCGGCCTCATCCGTTCCGCCATGACCGAGGCCATGCCGCAACGCATTTGGGACTCCAAGGTCGCCGAGGTCCCGCTGGGCCGTGCCGGGGAGCCCGACGAGGTCGCCAAGGTGGCCCTGTTCCTGGCCTCGGACCTGTCGTCGTACATGACCGGCACGGTCCTGGAGGTCACCGGCGGTCGGCACCTGTGA